A stretch of the Meles meles chromosome 19, mMelMel3.1 paternal haplotype, whole genome shotgun sequence genome encodes the following:
- the EDC4 gene encoding enhancer of mRNA-decapping protein 4 isoform X4 encodes MASSCASIDIEDATQHLRDILKLDRPAGGPSAESQRPSNAYNGDLNGLLVPDPLSSGDGMSANKPGLRAMPPINLQEKQVICLTGDDSSTCIGILAKEVEIVASSDSSISSKARGSNKVKIQPVAKYDWEQKYYYGNLIAVSNSFLAYAIRAANNGSAMVRVISVSTSERTLLKGFTGSVADLAFAHLNSSQLACLDEAGNLFVWRLALVNGKIQEEILVHIQQPEGTPLNHFRRIIWCPFIPEESEDCCEEGSPTVALLHEDRAEVWDLDMLRSNHSTWPVRVSQIKQGFIVVKGHSTCLSEGALSPDGTVLATASHDGFVKFWQIYIEGQDEPRCLHEWKPHDGRSLSCLLFCDNHKKQDPEVPFWRFLITGADQNRELKMWCTVSWTCLQTIRFSPDIFSSVSVPPSLKVCLDLSAEYLILSDVQRKVLYVMELLQNQEEGRACFSSISEFLLTHPVLSFGIQVVSRCRLRHTEVLPAEEENDSLGADGTHGAGAMESAAGVLIKLFCVHTKALQDVQIRFQPQLNPDVVAPLPTHTAHEDFTFGESRPELGSEGLGSSTQGSQPDPRRIVELPAPADFLNLSNETKPKLMTPDAFMTPSTSLQQIAVSPSSSSSSSSSSSSSSLTAVSAMSSTSAVDPSLPRPPEELTLSPKLQLDGSLTMSSGSSLQASPRSLLPSLLPGPADKLTPKAPGQVPAPASALSLELQEVEPLGLPQASPSRTRSPDVISSASTALSQDIPEIASEALSRGFVSSAPEGLEPDSMASAASALHLLSPRPRPGPELGSQLGLDGGLGDGDRHSTPSLLEAALTQEATAPENQVWPTAPDITRETCSSLAESPRNGLQEKHKSLAFHRPPYHLLQQHDSQDASAEQSDHDDEVASLASAAGGFGTKVPTPRLPAKDWKTKGSPRASPKLKRKGKKDDGDSAVGSRLMEHQVADPPEDWPALIWQQQRELAELRHSQEELLQRLCTQLEGLQSTVTGHVERALESRHEQEQRRLERALAEGQQRGGQLQEQLTQQLSQALSSAVAGRLERSIRDEIKKTVPPCVSRSLEPVASQLSNSVATKLTAVEGSMKENISKLLKSKNLTDAIARAAADTLQGPMQAAYREAFQSVVLPAFEKSCQAMFQQINDSFRLGTQEYLQQLESHMKSRKAREQEAREPVLAQLRGLVSTLQGATEQMAATVSSSVRAEVQHQLHVAVSSLQESILAQVQRIVKGEVSVALKEQQAAVTSSIMQAMRSAAGTPVPAAHLDCQAQQAHILQLLQQGHLNQAFQQALTAADLNLVLYVCETVDPGQVFGQPPCPLSQPVLLSLIQQLASDLGTRTDLKLSYLEEAVMHLDHSDPITRDHMGSVMAQVRQKLFQFLQAEPHNSLGKVARRLSLMLHGLVTPSLP; translated from the exons ATGGCCTCCTCCTGCGCGAGCATCGACATCGAGGACGCCACGCAGCACCTGCGGGACATCCTCAAGCTGGACCGGCCCGCGGGGG GTCCCAGTGCAGAGAGCCAGCGCCCATCTAATGCCTACAATGGGGATCTCAACGGGCTTCTTGTCCCAGACCCCCTTTCCTCAGGTGATGGTATGTCAGCAAACAAGCCTGGTCTCCGTGCCATGCCACCTATTAACCTTCAGGAAAAGCAGGTCAT CTGCCTCACAGGAGATGACAGCTCTACATGCATCGGGATTTTGGCCAAGGAGGTGGAGATTGTGGCCAGCAGTGACTCTAGCATCTCAAGCAAAGCACGGGGCAGCAACAAG GTGAAAATCCAGCCTGTGGCCAAGTATGACTGGGAACAGAAATACTACTATGGCAACCTTATTGCTGTGTCCAACTCCTTCTTGGCCTATGCCATTCGGG cTGCCAACAACGGCTCGGCGATGGTGCGGGTGATCAGTGTCAGCACTTCGGAGCGGACCCTGCTCAAGGGCTTCACAGGCAGTGTGGCTGATTTGGCCTTTGCACACCTCAATTCCTCCCAGCTGGCCTGCCTGGATGAGGCAGGCAACCTGTTTGTGTGGCGCTTGGCTCTGGTTAATGGCAAAATTCA AGAAGAGATCTTGGTCCACATCCAGCAGCCAGAGGGCACACCACTGAACCACTTCCGCAGGATCATCTGGTGCCCCTTCATCCCAGAGGAGAGTGAGGACTGTTGTGAGGAGGGCAGCCCCACGGTGGCTCTGTTGCACGAGGACCGG GCTGAGGTGTGGGATCTGGACATGCTCCGCTCCAACCATAGCACTTGGCCCGTGCGTGTCAGCCAGATCAAGCAAGGCTTCATCGTGGTAAAAGGCCACAGCACT TGCCTGAGTGAAGGGGCCCTCTCTCCTGATGGGACTGTCCTGGCTACTGCAAGCCATGATGGCTTTGTCAAGTTCTGGCAGATCTACATCGAGGGACAGGATGAGCCAAG GTGTCTGCATGAGTGGAAGCCTCATGATGGGCGGTCCCTTTCCTGCCTCCTGTTCTGTGACAACCACAAGAAACAGGACCCTGA AGTCCCTTTCTGGAGGTTCCTCATCACTGGTGCTGACCAGAATCGGGAGCTAAAGATGTGGTGCACAGTGTCCTGGACCTGCCTGCAGACCATTCG CTTCTCCCCAGATATCTTCAGCTCGGTGAGTGTGCCCCCCAGCCTCAAGGTTTGTCTGGACCTCTCAGCCGAATACCTTATTCTCAGCGATGTGCAACGGAAG GTCCTGTATGTGATGGAGCTGCTGCAGAACCAGGAGGAGGGCCGTGCTTGCTTCAGCTCCATCTCTGAGTTCCTGCTCACCCACCCCGTGCTGAGCTTCGGTATCCAGGTTGTGAGTCGCTGCCGACTGCGGCACACTGAAGTGCTGCCTGCTGAGGAGGAGAACGACAGCCTAGGGGCTG ATGGGACCCACGGAGCTGGTGCCATGGAGTCTGCAGCCGGTGTGCTCATCAAACTGTTCTGCGTGCATACTAA GGCACTGCAGGACGTGCAGATCCGTTTCCAGCCGCAGTTGAACCCTGACGTTGTGGCCCCGCTCCCCACCCACACTGCCCATGAGGACTTCA CATTTGGAGAGTCTCGGCCTGAACTGGGCTCTGAGGGCCTGGGGTCATCTACCCAAGGATCCCAGCCTGACCCCCGACGCATAGTGGAGCTGCCTGCGCCTGCCGACTTCCTCAATCTGAGCAATGAGACCAAGCCCAAGCTGATGACACCCGACGCCTTCATGACACCTAGCACCTCCCTGCAGCAg atCGCTGTgtcccccagcagcagcagcagctccagctccagctccagctcctcctCTCTTACAGCTGTGTCTGCCATGAGCAGTACGTCAGCTGTGGACCCCTCCTTGCCCAG GCCACCTGAGGAGCTGACCTTGAGCCCCAAGTTGCAGCTGGATGGCAGTCTGACGATGAGCAGCGGTAGCAGCCTGCAGGCAAGCCCACGCAGCCTCTTGCCCAGCCTGCTCCCAGGTCCAGCTGACAAACTGACTCCCAAAGCACctgggcag GTGCCTGCTCCTGCCTCTGCACTGTCGCTGGAGCTGCAGGAAGTGGAACCCCTGGGGCTACCCCAGGCTTCTCCCAGCCGCACCCGCTCCCCTGATGTTATCTCCTCAGCTTCCACTGCCCTGTCCCAGGACATCCCTGAGATCGCATCTGAGGCCCTGTCCCGTGGTTTTGTCTCCTCTGCTCCTGAGGGTCTTGAACCAGACAGTATGGCCTCAGCTGCCTCAGCGCTCCACCTGCTGTCCCCACGGCCCCGGCCAGGGCCCGAGCTTGGCTCCCAGCTTGGCCTGGATGGAGGCTTGGGGGATGGGGATCGGCACAGTACCCCTTCCCTTTTGGAGGCAGCGTTGACCCAGGAGGCCACAGCCCCTGAGAATCAGGTCTGGCCTACGGCACCAGACATTACTCGTGAGACCTGCAGCAGCCTGGCAGAGAG TCCCAGGAACGGCCTCCAGGAGAAGCACAAGAGCCTGGCCTTCCACCGACCACCTTATCACCTGCTGCAGCAACATGACAGCCAGGACGCCAGTGCTGAGCAAAG TGACCATGATGATGAGGTTGCTAGCCTTGCCTCTGCTGCGGGGGGCTTTGGCACCAAAGTTCCCACTCCACGGCTACCGGCCAAGGACTGGAAGACCAAGGGTTCTCCTCGAGCCTCACCCAAGCTTAAGAGAAAGGGCAAGAAAGATGACGG GGACTCAGCCGTGGGATCCCGGCTCATGGAGCACCAG GTGGCAGACCCTCCTGAGGACTGGCCAGCACTCATTTGGCAACAGCAGAGAGAGTTGGCAGAGCTGCGACACAGCCAAGAAGAATTGCTGCAGCGTCTTTGCACTCAGCTGGAAGGCCTGCAGAGTACCGTCACGGGCCACGTGGAACGCGCCCTGGAGTCGCGGCATGAGCAGGAGC AGCGGCGGCTGGAGCGGGCGCTGGCCGAGGGGCAGCAGCGGGGTGGGCAGCTGCAGGAGCAGCTGACACAGCAGCTGTCCCAGGCGCTGTCTTCGGCTGTAGCTGGGCGGCTGGAGCGCAGCATACGGGATGAGATCAAGAAGACGGTGCCCCCGT GTGTCTCCAGGAGTCTGGAGCCAGTGGCAAGCCAGCTGAGCAACTCAGTGGCCACCAAGCTCACTGCCGTGGAGGGTAGCATGAAAGAGAATATCTCCAAGCTGCTGAAGTCCAAG AACTTGACAGATGCCATTGCCCGAGCAGCTGCAGACACATTACAGGGGCCAATGCAGGCTGCCTACCGTGAAGCCTTTCAGAGTGTGGTGCTGCCGGCGTTTGAGAAGAGCTGCCAGGCCATGTTCCAGCAGATCAATGATAGCTTCCGACTGGGCACGCAAGAGT ACTTGCAGCAGCTGGAAAGCCACATGAAGAGCCGGAAGGCGCGAGAACAGGAGGCACGGGAGCCTGTGTTGGCCCAGCTGCGGGGCCTGGTCAGCACACTACAGGGTGCCACCGAGCAGATGGCGGCCACCGTGTCTAGCAGCGTTCGGGCTGAGGTGCAGCACCAGCTGCACGTGGCTGTGAGCAG CCTGCAGGAGTCCATTTTAGCACAGGTACAGCGCATTGTTAAGGGTGAGGTGAGTGTGGCACTCAAGGAGCAACAGGCTGCTGTCACGTCTAGCATCATGCAGGCCATGCGTTCAGCTGCTGGCACACCCGTCCCCGCCGCCCACCTCGATTGCCAGGCCCAGCAAGCCCATATCCTGCAGCTGCTGCAGCAGGGCCACCTCAATCAGGCCTTCCAGCAG GCCCTGACAGCTGCTGACCTGAACCTGGTGCTGTATGTATGTGAAACTGTGGACCCAGGGCAGGTTTTTGGGCAGCCACCCTGCCCACTCTCCCAGCCTGTGCTCCTTTCCCTCATCCAGCAGCTGGCCTCTGACCTTGGTACTCGAACTGATCTCAAGCTCAG CTACCTGGAAGAGGCTGTGATGCACCTGGACCACAGTGACCCCATTACTCGGGACCACATGGGCTCCGTCATGGCCCAGGTGCGCCAGAAGCTCTTCCAGTTCCTTCAGGCTGAGCCACACAACTCACTTGGTAAAGTGGCCCGGCGTCTCAGCCTCATGTTGCACGGCCTTGTAACCCCTAGCCTCCCTTAG
- the EDC4 gene encoding enhancer of mRNA-decapping protein 4 isoform X2 — protein MASSCASIDIEDATQHLRDILKLDRPAGGPSAESQRPSNAYNGDLNGLLVPDPLSSGDGMSANKPGLRAMPPINLQEKQVICLTGDDSSTCIGILAKEVEIVASSDSSISSKARGSNKVKIQPVAKYDWEQKYYYGNLIAVSNSFLAYAIRAANNGSAMVRVISVSTSERTLLKGFTGSVADLAFAHLNSSQLACLDEAGNLFVWRLALVNGKIQEEILVHIQQPEGTPLNHFRRIIWCPFIPEESEDCCEEGSPTVALLHEDRAEVWDLDMLRSNHSTWPVRVSQIKQGFIVVKGHSTCLSEGALSPDGTVLATASHDGFVKFWQIYIEGQDEPRCLHEWKPHDGRSLSCLLFCDNHKKQDPEVPFWRFLITGADQNRELKMWCTVSWTCLQTIRFSPDIFSSVSVPPSLKVCLDLSAEYLILSDVQRKVLYVMELLQNQEEGRACFSSISEFLLTHPVLSFGIQVVSRCRLRHTEVLPAEEENDSLGADGTHGAGAMESAAGVLIKLFCVHTKALQDVQIRFQPQLNPDVVAPLPTHTAHEDFTFSTAFGESRPELGSEGLGSSTQGSQPDPRRIVELPAPADFLNLSNETKPKLMTPDAFMTPSTSLQQIAVSPSSSSSSSSSSSSSSLTAVSAMSSTSAVDPSLPRPPEELTLSPKLQLDGSLTMSSGSSLQASPRSLLPSLLPGPADKLTPKAPGQVPAPASALSLELQEVEPLGLPQASPSRTRSPDVISSASTALSQDIPEIASEALSRGFVSSAPEGLEPDSMASAASALHLLSPRPRPGPELGSQLGLDGGLGDGDRHSTPSLLEAALTQEATAPENQVWPTAPDITRETCSSLAESPRNGLQEKHKSLAFHRPPYHLLQQHDSQDASAEQSDHDDEVASLASAAGGFGTKVPTPRLPAKDWKTKGSPRASPKLKRKGKKDDGDSAVGSRLMEHQQVADPPEDWPALIWQQQRELAELRHSQEELLQRLCTQLEGLQSTVTGHVERALESRHEQEQRRLERALAEGQQRGGQLQEQLTQQLSQALSSAVAGRLERSIRDEIKKTVPPCVSRSLEPVASQLSNSVATKLTAVEGSMKENISKLLKSKNLTDAIARAAADTLQGPMQAAYREAFQSVVLPAFEKSCQAMFQQINDSFRLGTQEYLQQLESHMKSRKAREQEAREPVLAQLRGLVSTLQGATEQMAATVSSSVRAEVQHQLHVAVSSLQESILAQVQRIVKGEVSVALKEQQAAVTSSIMQAMRSAAGTPVPAAHLDCQAQQAHILQLLQQGHLNQAFQQALTAADLNLVLYVCETVDPGQVFGQPPCPLSQPVLLSLIQQLASDLGTRTDLKLSYLEEAVMHLDHSDPITRDHMGSVMAQVRQKLFQFLQAEPHNSLGKVARRLSLMLHGLVTPSLP, from the exons ATGGCCTCCTCCTGCGCGAGCATCGACATCGAGGACGCCACGCAGCACCTGCGGGACATCCTCAAGCTGGACCGGCCCGCGGGGG GTCCCAGTGCAGAGAGCCAGCGCCCATCTAATGCCTACAATGGGGATCTCAACGGGCTTCTTGTCCCAGACCCCCTTTCCTCAGGTGATGGTATGTCAGCAAACAAGCCTGGTCTCCGTGCCATGCCACCTATTAACCTTCAGGAAAAGCAGGTCAT CTGCCTCACAGGAGATGACAGCTCTACATGCATCGGGATTTTGGCCAAGGAGGTGGAGATTGTGGCCAGCAGTGACTCTAGCATCTCAAGCAAAGCACGGGGCAGCAACAAG GTGAAAATCCAGCCTGTGGCCAAGTATGACTGGGAACAGAAATACTACTATGGCAACCTTATTGCTGTGTCCAACTCCTTCTTGGCCTATGCCATTCGGG cTGCCAACAACGGCTCGGCGATGGTGCGGGTGATCAGTGTCAGCACTTCGGAGCGGACCCTGCTCAAGGGCTTCACAGGCAGTGTGGCTGATTTGGCCTTTGCACACCTCAATTCCTCCCAGCTGGCCTGCCTGGATGAGGCAGGCAACCTGTTTGTGTGGCGCTTGGCTCTGGTTAATGGCAAAATTCA AGAAGAGATCTTGGTCCACATCCAGCAGCCAGAGGGCACACCACTGAACCACTTCCGCAGGATCATCTGGTGCCCCTTCATCCCAGAGGAGAGTGAGGACTGTTGTGAGGAGGGCAGCCCCACGGTGGCTCTGTTGCACGAGGACCGG GCTGAGGTGTGGGATCTGGACATGCTCCGCTCCAACCATAGCACTTGGCCCGTGCGTGTCAGCCAGATCAAGCAAGGCTTCATCGTGGTAAAAGGCCACAGCACT TGCCTGAGTGAAGGGGCCCTCTCTCCTGATGGGACTGTCCTGGCTACTGCAAGCCATGATGGCTTTGTCAAGTTCTGGCAGATCTACATCGAGGGACAGGATGAGCCAAG GTGTCTGCATGAGTGGAAGCCTCATGATGGGCGGTCCCTTTCCTGCCTCCTGTTCTGTGACAACCACAAGAAACAGGACCCTGA AGTCCCTTTCTGGAGGTTCCTCATCACTGGTGCTGACCAGAATCGGGAGCTAAAGATGTGGTGCACAGTGTCCTGGACCTGCCTGCAGACCATTCG CTTCTCCCCAGATATCTTCAGCTCGGTGAGTGTGCCCCCCAGCCTCAAGGTTTGTCTGGACCTCTCAGCCGAATACCTTATTCTCAGCGATGTGCAACGGAAG GTCCTGTATGTGATGGAGCTGCTGCAGAACCAGGAGGAGGGCCGTGCTTGCTTCAGCTCCATCTCTGAGTTCCTGCTCACCCACCCCGTGCTGAGCTTCGGTATCCAGGTTGTGAGTCGCTGCCGACTGCGGCACACTGAAGTGCTGCCTGCTGAGGAGGAGAACGACAGCCTAGGGGCTG ATGGGACCCACGGAGCTGGTGCCATGGAGTCTGCAGCCGGTGTGCTCATCAAACTGTTCTGCGTGCATACTAA GGCACTGCAGGACGTGCAGATCCGTTTCCAGCCGCAGTTGAACCCTGACGTTGTGGCCCCGCTCCCCACCCACACTGCCCATGAGGACTTCA CTTTCTCCACAGCATTTGGAGAGTCTCGGCCTGAACTGGGCTCTGAGGGCCTGGGGTCATCTACCCAAGGATCCCAGCCTGACCCCCGACGCATAGTGGAGCTGCCTGCGCCTGCCGACTTCCTCAATCTGAGCAATGAGACCAAGCCCAAGCTGATGACACCCGACGCCTTCATGACACCTAGCACCTCCCTGCAGCAg atCGCTGTgtcccccagcagcagcagcagctccagctccagctccagctcctcctCTCTTACAGCTGTGTCTGCCATGAGCAGTACGTCAGCTGTGGACCCCTCCTTGCCCAG GCCACCTGAGGAGCTGACCTTGAGCCCCAAGTTGCAGCTGGATGGCAGTCTGACGATGAGCAGCGGTAGCAGCCTGCAGGCAAGCCCACGCAGCCTCTTGCCCAGCCTGCTCCCAGGTCCAGCTGACAAACTGACTCCCAAAGCACctgggcag GTGCCTGCTCCTGCCTCTGCACTGTCGCTGGAGCTGCAGGAAGTGGAACCCCTGGGGCTACCCCAGGCTTCTCCCAGCCGCACCCGCTCCCCTGATGTTATCTCCTCAGCTTCCACTGCCCTGTCCCAGGACATCCCTGAGATCGCATCTGAGGCCCTGTCCCGTGGTTTTGTCTCCTCTGCTCCTGAGGGTCTTGAACCAGACAGTATGGCCTCAGCTGCCTCAGCGCTCCACCTGCTGTCCCCACGGCCCCGGCCAGGGCCCGAGCTTGGCTCCCAGCTTGGCCTGGATGGAGGCTTGGGGGATGGGGATCGGCACAGTACCCCTTCCCTTTTGGAGGCAGCGTTGACCCAGGAGGCCACAGCCCCTGAGAATCAGGTCTGGCCTACGGCACCAGACATTACTCGTGAGACCTGCAGCAGCCTGGCAGAGAG TCCCAGGAACGGCCTCCAGGAGAAGCACAAGAGCCTGGCCTTCCACCGACCACCTTATCACCTGCTGCAGCAACATGACAGCCAGGACGCCAGTGCTGAGCAAAG TGACCATGATGATGAGGTTGCTAGCCTTGCCTCTGCTGCGGGGGGCTTTGGCACCAAAGTTCCCACTCCACGGCTACCGGCCAAGGACTGGAAGACCAAGGGTTCTCCTCGAGCCTCACCCAAGCTTAAGAGAAAGGGCAAGAAAGATGACGG GGACTCAGCCGTGGGATCCCGGCTCATGGAGCACCAG CAGGTGGCAGACCCTCCTGAGGACTGGCCAGCACTCATTTGGCAACAGCAGAGAGAGTTGGCAGAGCTGCGACACAGCCAAGAAGAATTGCTGCAGCGTCTTTGCACTCAGCTGGAAGGCCTGCAGAGTACCGTCACGGGCCACGTGGAACGCGCCCTGGAGTCGCGGCATGAGCAGGAGC AGCGGCGGCTGGAGCGGGCGCTGGCCGAGGGGCAGCAGCGGGGTGGGCAGCTGCAGGAGCAGCTGACACAGCAGCTGTCCCAGGCGCTGTCTTCGGCTGTAGCTGGGCGGCTGGAGCGCAGCATACGGGATGAGATCAAGAAGACGGTGCCCCCGT GTGTCTCCAGGAGTCTGGAGCCAGTGGCAAGCCAGCTGAGCAACTCAGTGGCCACCAAGCTCACTGCCGTGGAGGGTAGCATGAAAGAGAATATCTCCAAGCTGCTGAAGTCCAAG AACTTGACAGATGCCATTGCCCGAGCAGCTGCAGACACATTACAGGGGCCAATGCAGGCTGCCTACCGTGAAGCCTTTCAGAGTGTGGTGCTGCCGGCGTTTGAGAAGAGCTGCCAGGCCATGTTCCAGCAGATCAATGATAGCTTCCGACTGGGCACGCAAGAGT ACTTGCAGCAGCTGGAAAGCCACATGAAGAGCCGGAAGGCGCGAGAACAGGAGGCACGGGAGCCTGTGTTGGCCCAGCTGCGGGGCCTGGTCAGCACACTACAGGGTGCCACCGAGCAGATGGCGGCCACCGTGTCTAGCAGCGTTCGGGCTGAGGTGCAGCACCAGCTGCACGTGGCTGTGAGCAG CCTGCAGGAGTCCATTTTAGCACAGGTACAGCGCATTGTTAAGGGTGAGGTGAGTGTGGCACTCAAGGAGCAACAGGCTGCTGTCACGTCTAGCATCATGCAGGCCATGCGTTCAGCTGCTGGCACACCCGTCCCCGCCGCCCACCTCGATTGCCAGGCCCAGCAAGCCCATATCCTGCAGCTGCTGCAGCAGGGCCACCTCAATCAGGCCTTCCAGCAG GCCCTGACAGCTGCTGACCTGAACCTGGTGCTGTATGTATGTGAAACTGTGGACCCAGGGCAGGTTTTTGGGCAGCCACCCTGCCCACTCTCCCAGCCTGTGCTCCTTTCCCTCATCCAGCAGCTGGCCTCTGACCTTGGTACTCGAACTGATCTCAAGCTCAG CTACCTGGAAGAGGCTGTGATGCACCTGGACCACAGTGACCCCATTACTCGGGACCACATGGGCTCCGTCATGGCCCAGGTGCGCCAGAAGCTCTTCCAGTTCCTTCAGGCTGAGCCACACAACTCACTTGGTAAAGTGGCCCGGCGTCTCAGCCTCATGTTGCACGGCCTTGTAACCCCTAGCCTCCCTTAG